The sequence TTTTTTCCGCCCCCGCAGGAACATAATAACTCAAGAGAACTTCCTGAGAAGGGTTTCCTTAAGAGCCGGCTCCATTTGCGCGAGCTGACTGAAAAGAAACTGCTTCAGGACTACGCTCCAGCAGGTGTGCTTGTCAACGAACACGGTGACATACTCTATCTTTACGGACGCACAGGCCTTTATCTTGAAATGCCTTCAGGCGAGCCGGATTATAACGTCCTGAAAATGGCCAGGGATGGCTTGCGGCACACATTGACTGCTGTCCTGAGCATGGCAGTGGTGAACAAAGAACATGTGACCCGTCCAGGTATCAGGGTCAAGAGCAATGGCAGTTTCACTACTCTCGATCTGACGGTGAGACCACTGGAAGAATCTCTCGACCAGAATCTGTTCCTGATCACTTTTGATACGCCTTCAAGCCCCATTCCTGTACCGCAGAGCAGGGAGTCCCCAACGGATGAAAAAGAACTGTCAGAGAATCAGGATGTAGAGAAAGAGACCATCGCTTCCCTCAAAGAAGAACTTAAGACGATGGAAGAATATCTCAAGGCCTCAAACGAAGAACTTCAGGTCTCCAATGAAGAGCTGAAATCCTCCAACGAAGAGATGCAGTCCATGAACGAGGAATTGCAGTCCACCAACGAGGAACTGGAAACCTCGAGGGAGGAATTGCAATCCGTAAATGAGGAGCTGTCCACCGTCAACAGCGAACTTGAGACCAAGGTAGCTGAACTGTCTGAAGCCAATGAGGATATGAACAACCTGCTGGCCTCCACAGGCGTGGGTATTGTGTTCGTGGACAACCAGCTGCATATCCAGCGCTTTACTCCTGCAGCCACGAAGATTATGAACCTGATACCCACGGATGTGGGGCGGCCTATTGAACATATTGTTACCAACGTGTTGAATTATGACAACTTTATAACTGACATAAAGACCGTTCTGGAAGATCTGGCTCCTGTGGAGACCGAGGTTCGCACCCGTGAAGGCGAATGGTACATCCTGAGGATGCGACCCTATCGTACTCTGAAAAACACCATTGAAGGGGTGGTCGTAACATTCCTGAAGCAGACAGAGGCCCTTCGCCGCCTGGCCCTGGTGGTTCATGATTCCGGAGATGCTATAACACTTCTGGATATGGATGGCAATATCAGGGCATGGAATCCGATGGCAATGAAGATGTACGGCTGGAGCGAGACTGAGGCCATGTCGATGAACATAAGCAGACTGGTCCCTGAGGACTTAAAACAGGAATCTGTGGATCTCTTAAAGAAGCTCAGCAGGACTGAGACCCTGAAGCCTCACCGTACAAGGAGGCTTACCAAAGACGGAAGGATAATAGATGTATGCCTGACAGCCACTCCGCTGTTGGATGAAAAGGGCGAGGTGTATTCAATTATGACTACTGAGCGTAAGATCAAAATTGATCTGTAAAGGCCGTGCGTTTCAGGAAAACCCCGCAGAACTAGATGTCAATGATGAGTGTGGACCGCTGTCTGTAGTACTCGAATAATTCTTTCCCCCCGCCGGGAACGGCAGGTCCGCATATCTGCATTTTCCGATGGTCGAACTCGCCTTCGTTCGTGAATAGCCTGAAGCTCATGCATTCACCAGCAAGTATGAACGATGTGAAATCCAGCTTTTCAGGATACAGGTAAAGTGTGATGAGCTTAAGGTTAATTATGTCTTTGAACTGATGATAATATTCTTTTTTGGCTTTATCATAAAATTCCTGGGTGATGATGACCGATGTGTCAATTTCGTTCTCTATCATCTGTGCGTAGAATTCATAAAAGGTGGGGTAGAGGACCGAAGTGATCTCAAGCCAGCGTTTACTCCTTAAGGCCTTTTGCAGCAGTTCAATGTCCTGATCAAATATGTTATAGAGAGGGATATTGACTATTTCGCAGGAGCCGATCTCGGGCAGTTCTTTCAGAAGATGCTGCGGAATGAAATCTATGTTGTGTGTCCCTAAATAATCGCTGTTCTCCCCAAACATTTCGGCTGTGCCTAAAAAATCTGCCATTTTCTCGACGATCAGTTTTCCGATCGTTGTCAGTTCATAAGTGTCATCATGCTGAGATATCAGGTGACTTTCTTTAAGGACTTTCATTTGAGGAAGCAGGATTGTCCTTGTCGTGTCCACTGCCCCAATGAGCTCTTGCATCTCTTTTGGGCCAGCCTGCAATAACAAGAGTACATTCTTCCTTTTCTCCGACAAAAGCAGTATCTCAACGATCGGCCTTTTCATTTAACCCCCTTTACTCTTCAGGCATTGAAATTTATCTATCATTTTATAACAGTGTTATGTAGGATATAGTTAAAGGTATAAGTATTGGTGTTAATTATTTCTCAAATTCTGTTCTAAAGCCTGCGCAGATCACAATATCAACACCTGCCTGTGAAAATAGTTATGGAGGATGTTTCCGGTACTGCGGAGCCTCCAGAGAGACCAAGCTCCTTCACATTATCTAAGGACGATCCTTCATCCACTTCTTTGATACTATCAAAGCCGCAGCAGCGATCAGTATTCCAAATCCGGGCATCGAAGCCACAGGCTCCGGTTCATCCTCGGAAGTGTCATCTTCTGCCTCCCCGTTTTGCGGGGAGTTCATTTGCTCCTCCTCTTCGTTTGTCTGCCTGTAGGATTCCATCAGTTCGTCATAGCCTGCAAATTCTGCACTCTCCTGCACTGTTTCCTCATATCCGTTCAACCGGCGCAGCTCGGTATAATTTACGTTAAGCCTGTTGGTGACAAGCGTTGTCGGGTATAGCCCTCCCTGGATGTCAGCTCCAAGGACATCGTAGACTATGGAAGAACCATCCTCTGACCAGTATACCCCGTACATCTGTGAGCGGCTCCATTCCATCGAAGTGTTCTTCGTGCTCTCCATGTAGAAAGGAAGAAGCTCCCTGTGTATCAGCTCATTCTTATCCACTGACATGATATCAATGGCATACTGGCCGTTCCTGCCATCTCCCAGGTGTATGATCCTTGGCGCGGCATACATCTTACTGTCCGGGGAAAATGCAACCGCGTAACAGCCCATGGTGCTGATGTCCTTCAGTCTGATCTCTCTGGGCTTTGCCGTACTGTTCAGGGCATAATCCTCGATGCCCATCTCGGAACTGACAGTGAACACCTTCAGATATATGGAGCAATTACCGTCAGGGCTGACGGTCTTCATTGGCTTGAGCTCGTCGTTAAACTGCACCATTGAATGCTTCCCGTCCTCGCTCTCCCTGGCCATCTGGTGCATTGCTACGCTTTCAGGATTCGTGTATGAGGCCGAATAGAACTCTTCATCCCCTATGTTCTCGTCTATACTGATAACCGGACTCCCGCTTGCGAAAGAAACTAAAAACACTATAAAAACAAAGCTAAGTATCGCCACAATCAGATTCATGCATACCTCCCACTAATAGTACAATCCCACGTGTACAATGGTAGATTGTGCCAATATGTTAAAAGATTAACTATCTTTTTCCTATCTATTTAATCACTGCTGTAACTTTATTCCATATCCATGAAACTTTGCATTATGGGCAGCAATGTAAAAAGTTTCACTCAATACTACCATCCGCCCTTTTTCTTCCTGTCCGTGCTTCTTGGTATGAGACAGTTCCATGTGCTGCCCACAAGGTCCAGCCTTCCTGCACGCTTCAGACCCTCGTAGACAAGGGCATGATTGCCCGGCTCCCTGTAGTGGAGCATGGCACGCTGGATGTTCTTCTCCTTCGGAGTTGTGGCAGCGTATACCCTCTTGCCTGTGAAGGGGTCCACGCCCGTGTGGAACATACAGGTGGCGGCTGTCATGGGGGTGGGGGTGAAATCCTGCACCTGTCTGGTGTACCTGCCCGTATCGCGGATATACTCCGCCGTGGCGATCATATCCTCAATGGTACATCCGGGATGGCCCGATATGAGGAAGGCCACAAGGTACTGGTCCTTGCCAAGCC comes from Methanolobus chelungpuianus and encodes:
- a CDS encoding PAS domain-containing protein; protein product: MNPGGYLLLGTSESIGDFSDLFESLDRQSKIYKSKPARSDYHYSVGAFFPPPQEHNNSRELPEKGFLKSRLHLRELTEKKLLQDYAPAGVLVNEHGDILYLYGRTGLYLEMPSGEPDYNVLKMARDGLRHTLTAVLSMAVVNKEHVTRPGIRVKSNGSFTTLDLTVRPLEESLDQNLFLITFDTPSSPIPVPQSRESPTDEKELSENQDVEKETIASLKEELKTMEEYLKASNEELQVSNEELKSSNEEMQSMNEELQSTNEELETSREELQSVNEELSTVNSELETKVAELSEANEDMNNLLASTGVGIVFVDNQLHIQRFTPAATKIMNLIPTDVGRPIEHIVTNVLNYDNFITDIKTVLEDLAPVETEVRTREGEWYILRMRPYRTLKNTIEGVVVTFLKQTEALRRLALVVHDSGDAITLLDMDGNIRAWNPMAMKMYGWSETEAMSMNISRLVPEDLKQESVDLLKKLSRTETLKPHRTRRLTKDGRIIDVCLTATPLLDEKGEVYSIMTTERKIKIDL
- a CDS encoding helix-turn-helix transcriptional regulator — translated: MKRPIVEILLLSEKRKNVLLLLQAGPKEMQELIGAVDTTRTILLPQMKVLKESHLISQHDDTYELTTIGKLIVEKMADFLGTAEMFGENSDYLGTHNIDFIPQHLLKELPEIGSCEIVNIPLYNIFDQDIELLQKALRSKRWLEITSVLYPTFYEFYAQMIENEIDTSVIITQEFYDKAKKEYYHQFKDIINLKLITLYLYPEKLDFTSFILAGECMSFRLFTNEGEFDHRKMQICGPAVPGGGKELFEYYRQRSTLIIDI